In Immundisolibacter sp., the following proteins share a genomic window:
- the otsB gene encoding trehalose-phosphatase, which translates to MPDSIFLEDFWSALAAAPRAVLLLDYDGTLAPFHIDPAQARPYPGVEPLLNRIGRLPNDRLVIVSGRWLQDLRPLLTLDFEPEMWGCHGRERRLPDGRDSLVPLSEAAVQALAEADGWAATVCALGGRVERKPGSLAFHWRGLAPGHQRSLRRDLEARFAVLAQAGELLWHEFDGGIELRAAGCDKGQVVDQVLAEQDAGQAGCVAYLGDDHTDEDAFRALQGRGLRVLVRPKWRTTAADVWLRPPEGLREFLGRWADIREAAR; encoded by the coding sequence TTGCCTGATTCGATTTTTCTGGAAGATTTCTGGTCCGCCTTGGCCGCCGCCCCGCGGGCGGTCCTGCTGCTCGATTACGACGGCACGCTGGCCCCGTTTCATATCGACCCGGCACAGGCGCGCCCCTACCCGGGCGTGGAGCCGCTGCTCAATCGCATCGGCCGCCTGCCAAATGACCGGCTGGTGATCGTCTCCGGGCGCTGGCTGCAGGACCTGCGGCCATTGCTGACGCTCGATTTCGAACCCGAAATGTGGGGCTGCCACGGCCGCGAGCGGCGCCTGCCGGATGGTCGGGACAGCCTGGTGCCCCTGTCCGAGGCGGCCGTGCAGGCACTGGCCGAGGCCGATGGCTGGGCGGCGACGGTGTGCGCGCTCGGCGGGCGGGTCGAGCGCAAGCCCGGCTCGCTGGCCTTTCACTGGCGCGGGCTCGCGCCGGGGCACCAGCGCTCCCTGCGGCGCGATCTGGAAGCGCGTTTCGCCGTTCTGGCGCAGGCGGGCGAACTGCTGTGGCATGAATTCGATGGCGGCATCGAACTGCGCGCCGCCGGCTGCGACAAGGGGCAGGTGGTCGATCAGGTGCTGGCGGAACAGGATGCCGGACAAGCCGGCTGCGTGGCCTACCTGGGCGACGACCACACCGACGAGGATGCCTTCCGCGCCCTGCAGGGGCGCGGACTGCGCGTGCTGGTGCGACCCAAGTGGCGCACCACGGCGGCCGATGTGTGGCTGCGCCCGCCGGAGGGGCTGCGGGAGTTTCTGGGTCGCTGGGCGGACATCCGGGAGGCGGCTCGATGA
- the ompR gene encoding two-component system response regulator OmpR codes for MHESPPPPHLLLVDDDARLRELLVRYLETQGFRVKGVGDGAQMRQALDRGHYDLIVLDLMLPGEDGLEICRRLRGQDDATPIVMLTAKGDEIDRIVGLEIGADDYLPKPVNPRELLARIRSVLRRARPVPGAPRAEGGEIRFGQFRLDLGRRELSRDGRPLKLTSGEFAVLAVLLRHPRQPLSRDRLMSLARGREHEAFERSMDVTVARLRRLLEEDVRQPRIIQTVWGVGYVYVPPEQSA; via the coding sequence ATGCACGAATCCCCGCCTCCGCCGCACCTGCTGCTGGTCGACGACGACGCGCGTTTGCGCGAGTTGCTGGTGCGCTACCTCGAAACGCAGGGCTTCCGGGTCAAGGGCGTGGGCGACGGCGCGCAGATGCGCCAGGCGCTGGACCGCGGCCATTACGACCTGATCGTGCTGGACCTGATGCTGCCCGGCGAGGACGGCCTGGAGATCTGCCGCCGCCTGCGCGGCCAGGACGACGCCACGCCGATCGTGATGCTGACCGCCAAGGGCGATGAGATCGACCGCATCGTCGGCCTGGAGATCGGCGCCGACGACTACCTGCCCAAGCCGGTCAATCCGCGCGAGCTGTTGGCGCGCATCCGCTCGGTGCTGCGCCGTGCCCGCCCGGTGCCCGGCGCGCCGCGGGCCGAAGGCGGCGAAATCCGCTTCGGGCAGTTCCGTCTCGACCTCGGCCGGCGCGAGCTGAGCCGCGACGGCCGGCCGCTGAAGCTGACTTCGGGCGAATTCGCGGTGCTGGCGGTCCTGCTGCGGCATCCGCGACAGCCGCTGAGCCGCGACCGGCTGATGAGTCTGGCGCGCGGCCGCGAACACGAGGCGTTCGAACGCAGCATGGACGTGACCGTCGCGCGCCTGCGTCGCCTGCTGGAGGAAGACGTGCGCCAGCCGCGCATCATCCAGACGGTCTGGGGCGTCGGTTATGTGTACGTGCCGCCGGAACAAAGCGCATGA
- a CDS encoding alpha/beta hydrolase, translating to MNRTAHTALLIAALIAASVIAAAPAHARLLGQRREAAALPEGARIERDIAYGPHAKQRFDVYLPAAAHEAPILLMVHGGAWRIGDKDNPGLAGAKAAYWLSRGWVFVATNYRLLPDADPLEQARDVAAALAAVQRRAPRWGADPARVVLMGHSAGAHLVALVGASPALWTQAGALRPRGAVSLDSAAMNVPEMMEKPRLPKLYRDAFGNDRAFWTAASPYHRLTGEALPMLIVCSMRRPDSCPQASALQDRAAALGVPMQVLPENLSHAEVNRDLGKPSPYTAQVAAYIDGLLR from the coding sequence ATGAACCGGACTGCCCACACCGCGCTTCTGATCGCCGCGCTCATCGCCGCCAGCGTCATTGCCGCGGCCCCCGCGCACGCACGGCTGCTGGGGCAGCGCCGCGAGGCCGCGGCCCTGCCCGAAGGCGCACGCATCGAACGCGACATCGCCTACGGCCCGCATGCCAAGCAACGCTTCGACGTCTACCTGCCGGCCGCGGCGCACGAGGCGCCGATCCTGCTGATGGTGCACGGCGGCGCCTGGCGCATCGGCGACAAGGACAATCCCGGCCTGGCCGGCGCCAAGGCGGCGTACTGGCTGTCCAGGGGCTGGGTGTTCGTGGCGACCAACTATCGCCTGCTGCCGGACGCCGATCCGTTGGAGCAGGCGCGTGACGTTGCCGCTGCGCTGGCCGCGGTGCAGCGCCGCGCGCCGCGCTGGGGCGCCGATCCGGCACGCGTGGTGCTGATGGGACACTCGGCCGGCGCGCATCTGGTGGCGCTGGTCGGCGCCTCGCCGGCGCTGTGGACGCAGGCCGGCGCGCTGCGTCCGCGCGGCGCGGTGTCGCTGGACAGCGCGGCGATGAACGTGCCGGAAATGATGGAAAAGCCGCGCCTGCCGAAGCTCTACCGCGATGCCTTCGGCAACGACCGGGCGTTCTGGACGGCGGCCTCGCCCTACCACCGGCTCACCGGCGAGGCCCTGCCGATGCTGATCGTCTGTTCCATGCGCCGTCCGGATTCCTGCCCGCAGGCATCGGCGCTGCAGGACCGGGCCGCCGCGCTGGGCGTGCCGATGCAGGTCCTGCCTGAGAACCTGAGTCATGCCGAGGTCAATCGCGACCTCGGCAAGCCGTCGCCCTACACCGCGCAGGTCGCCGCGTACATCGACGGCCTGTTGCGCTGA
- the thiO gene encoding glycine oxidase ThiO → MAHVTVVGGGVIGLLAGRDLRAAGLEVTVLDRGEVGREASWAGSGILSPLHPWRQPDAVQPLSLWSQRVYPDLAAALADESGIDPELLPSGLLLPDCTDAAAAQAWASRWQVPLESLDAAALRRAEPALVPHTAGLLLPQVAQIRNPRLLRALRVALQRAGVAFEEHCEVLGFAQREDRIAALDTRHGRRPVDVLLVTSGAWSGELLRACGLALPIAPVRGQILALQTPPGLVRHVVLAEDHYLVPRRDGLVLAGSTVEHVGFDKTLAPSSAAALRAAAARLVSALADAPQVAHWAGLRPGSPDGTPYIGRHPQFENVYVSAGHYRSGLTLAPASAALISALITGQQPPLDGAAYRLERAGTA, encoded by the coding sequence GTGGCCCATGTAACCGTCGTCGGCGGCGGTGTCATCGGCCTGCTGGCGGGGCGCGACCTGCGCGCGGCGGGCCTCGAGGTGACCGTGCTCGACCGCGGCGAGGTCGGCCGCGAGGCGTCCTGGGCCGGCAGCGGCATCCTGTCGCCGCTGCACCCATGGCGCCAGCCGGATGCCGTGCAGCCGCTGAGCCTGTGGAGCCAGCGCGTCTATCCGGACCTGGCCGCCGCGCTGGCGGACGAATCCGGCATCGATCCCGAACTGCTGCCAAGCGGCCTGCTGTTGCCGGACTGCACCGATGCAGCCGCGGCCCAGGCGTGGGCCAGCCGCTGGCAGGTGCCGCTCGAATCCCTCGACGCCGCTGCGCTGCGCCGGGCCGAACCGGCGCTCGTGCCGCACACCGCCGGCCTGTTGCTGCCGCAGGTGGCGCAAATCCGCAACCCGCGCCTGCTGCGCGCCCTGCGCGTGGCCCTGCAGCGGGCCGGCGTGGCCTTCGAGGAACACTGCGAGGTGCTCGGCTTCGCACAGCGCGAGGACCGCATCGCGGCGCTCGACACCCGCCACGGCCGCCGGCCGGTCGATGTGCTGCTGGTCACCAGCGGCGCCTGGAGCGGCGAGCTGCTGCGCGCCTGCGGCCTGGCGCTGCCGATCGCGCCGGTGCGCGGCCAGATCCTGGCCCTGCAGACCCCGCCCGGCCTGGTCCGCCACGTGGTCCTGGCCGAGGATCACTACCTGGTGCCGCGCCGCGACGGCTTGGTGCTGGCCGGCAGCACGGTCGAGCACGTCGGCTTCGACAAAACCCTCGCGCCGAGCTCCGCCGCCGCCCTGCGCGCCGCCGCCGCCCGGCTGGTGTCGGCGCTGGCCGACGCGCCACAGGTGGCGCACTGGGCGGGCCTGCGCCCCGGCAGCCCGGACGGCACGCCCTACATCGGCCGCCACCCGCAGTTCGAAAACGTGTACGTGAGCGCCGGCCACTACCGCAGTGGCTTGACCCTGGCGCCGGCTTCGGCGGCGCTGATCAGCGCCCTGATCACAGGCCAACAGCCGCCGCTGGATGGCGCGGCGTATCGGTTGGAGCGGGCAGGTACGGCTTGA
- a CDS encoding oxidative damage protection protein, whose product MRTVHCVILGREAEGLDRPPYPGPLGQRIFEQVSREAWQTWLAHQTMLINENRLSLIDPEARKFLQQEMEKFLFGDGAAKPEGYVPPAD is encoded by the coding sequence ATGCGTACCGTTCACTGCGTGATCCTTGGCCGCGAGGCCGAGGGTCTGGACCGCCCGCCCTATCCCGGCCCGCTGGGCCAGCGCATCTTCGAGCAGGTGTCGCGCGAGGCCTGGCAGACCTGGCTGGCGCACCAGACCATGCTGATCAACGAGAACCGCCTGTCCCTGATCGACCCCGAGGCGCGCAAGTTCCTGCAGCAGGAAATGGAGAAATTCCTGTTCGGCGACGGCGCCGCCAAGCCCGAAGGCTACGTACCCCCCGCCGACTGA
- the ppk1 gene encoding polyphosphate kinase 1: protein MTDDIDLKRPDLYINRELSLLEFNGRVLAQALDARLPLLERLRFLCIFSTNLDEFFEIRVARLQELQALGSTQAGPDQLGPSELLAAIGARVHEQVDIQYRILNDTLLPALAEQGIRFVARGEWTPAQATWVQEFFEHELAPMLSPLGLDPAHPFPKVLNKSLNFIVALSGTDAFGRRSGNAVVQAPRSLPRIIPLPHDEPGQHQFVFLSSVIHAHVGQLFPGMQVKGCYQFRVTRNSDLFVDEEEVDDLLRAVEGELQSRRYGDAVRLEVADTCPQTMTDYLLAQVGLEPIDLFRVNGPVNLNRLLAVCDLPDRPDLRFAPFTPGLPVPLGRGGNIFAAIAKGDVLLHHPFESFLPVVEFVQQAASDPDVLAIKQTLYRTGEASVIVDALVAAARAGKEVTVVVELRARFDEEANIALANRLQEAGAHVVYGVVGYKTHAKMSLVVRREGRGLRHYAHLGTGNYHLRTARLYTDYGLFTCDKAITGDIVRVFLQLTSLGSVGALERLLESPFTLHEAMLAKIEREAQHAAAGRSARLVIKLNALVEPRIIQALYAAAQVGVEIELLVRGMCAVRPGVPGVSERIRVRSIVGRFLEHTRVFYFHNDGAPEVYCGSADWAERNFFRRVEVCFPISDPTMRQRVIDELALYLADTAQAWELQTDGSYRRLEAGDAPPVSAQQALLQRLAD from the coding sequence ATGACCGACGACATCGATCTGAAGCGTCCGGATTTGTACATCAATCGCGAACTGAGCCTGCTGGAGTTCAATGGCCGCGTGCTGGCGCAAGCGCTCGATGCCCGCCTGCCGTTGCTCGAGCGGCTGCGCTTTTTGTGCATCTTCAGCACCAACCTGGACGAGTTTTTCGAGATTCGCGTGGCCCGCCTGCAGGAACTGCAGGCACTCGGCTCCACGCAGGCCGGGCCGGACCAGCTCGGCCCGAGCGAGCTGCTGGCGGCCATCGGCGCCCGCGTGCACGAGCAGGTCGACATCCAGTACCGGATCCTGAACGACACGCTGCTGCCGGCGCTGGCCGAGCAGGGCATCCGCTTCGTCGCCCGCGGCGAGTGGACGCCCGCGCAGGCAACCTGGGTGCAGGAGTTCTTCGAGCACGAACTGGCGCCGATGCTGAGCCCGCTCGGGCTGGATCCGGCCCATCCGTTCCCCAAGGTGCTCAACAAGAGCCTCAATTTCATCGTCGCGCTGTCCGGCACGGATGCGTTCGGTCGGCGCAGCGGCAATGCCGTGGTGCAGGCGCCCCGCTCGCTGCCGCGCATCATCCCGCTGCCGCACGATGAGCCGGGCCAGCACCAGTTCGTGTTCCTGTCGTCGGTGATCCATGCCCACGTCGGCCAGTTGTTTCCGGGCATGCAGGTCAAGGGCTGCTATCAGTTCCGCGTCACCCGCAACAGCGACCTGTTCGTGGACGAGGAAGAAGTGGACGATCTGCTGCGCGCCGTGGAGGGCGAGCTGCAATCCCGCCGCTACGGCGATGCGGTGCGCCTGGAAGTGGCCGACACCTGCCCGCAGACCATGACCGACTACCTGCTGGCGCAGGTCGGCCTGGAGCCGATCGACCTGTTCCGCGTCAACGGTCCGGTTAACCTGAACCGCCTGCTGGCGGTGTGCGACCTGCCGGATCGCCCGGACCTGCGCTTTGCGCCGTTCACGCCCGGCCTGCCGGTGCCGCTGGGTCGTGGCGGCAACATCTTCGCCGCCATCGCCAAGGGCGACGTGCTGCTGCACCACCCGTTCGAATCGTTCCTGCCGGTGGTCGAATTCGTGCAGCAGGCGGCCAGCGACCCGGACGTGCTGGCCATCAAGCAGACCCTGTACCGCACCGGCGAGGCGTCCGTCATCGTCGATGCGCTGGTGGCGGCGGCGCGCGCCGGCAAGGAAGTGACGGTGGTGGTCGAGCTGCGTGCGCGCTTCGACGAGGAGGCCAACATCGCGCTGGCCAACCGCCTGCAGGAAGCCGGCGCGCACGTGGTGTACGGCGTGGTCGGCTACAAGACGCACGCCAAGATGAGTCTGGTGGTGCGCCGCGAGGGCCGCGGCCTGCGTCACTACGCGCACCTTGGCACCGGCAACTACCACCTGCGCACCGCCCGCCTGTATACCGACTACGGTCTGTTCACCTGCGACAAGGCCATCACCGGCGACATCGTGCGGGTGTTCCTGCAGCTGACCAGCCTGGGGTCCGTGGGTGCGCTGGAGCGTCTGCTCGAGTCGCCTTTCACCCTGCACGAGGCCATGCTGGCCAAGATCGAGCGCGAGGCGCAGCACGCCGCCGCCGGCCGCTCGGCGCGGCTGGTGATCAAGCTCAATGCGCTGGTCGAGCCGCGCATCATCCAGGCGCTGTACGCCGCCGCGCAGGTCGGCGTGGAGATCGAATTGCTGGTGCGCGGCATGTGCGCCGTGCGCCCCGGCGTGCCCGGCGTGTCCGAGCGCATCCGCGTGCGCTCGATCGTCGGCCGCTTCCTGGAACACACGCGGGTCTTCTACTTCCACAACGACGGCGCGCCGGAGGTCTACTGCGGCAGCGCCGACTGGGCCGAGCGCAATTTCTTCCGTCGTGTCGAGGTCTGTTTCCCGATCAGTGACCCGACCATGCGCCAGCGCGTGATCGACGAACTGGCGCTGTACCTGGCCGACACCGCGCAGGCCTGGGAGTTGCAAACCGACGGCAGCTACCGGCGCTTGGAGGCCGGCGACGCGCCACCGGTGTCGGCGCAGCAGGCCTTGCTGCAGCGGCTGGCGGATTGA
- a CDS encoding trehalose-6-phosphate synthase translates to MAESRPRRLVIVSNRLPFVITPAADGSLISRPGSGGLVTALLPVLRDRGGVWIGWPGLVDHEGDLEAALASAAGKAGYRLAPVALSAEDQAGFYFGFSNQVLWPLFHDLQSLCNFDPAYWRSYCAVNHNYAQAVLAEARPDDFVWVHDYQLLLLGAELRRGGLAAPLGFFLHIPFPPLDIYLKLPWRFTLLRALLEYDLIGFQTLHDQRNFTQCVRALLPELRLTHRGSRARLPDGRQVRIGAFPIGIDAAAFQRQARSPAVIEAADALRAELPNRELILGVDRLDYTKGIPQRLEAFRTALRRHPELQERVTLIQVVVPSRDDIPQYRDLKTRIEQLVGEINGEFTRPGGWVPIHYVYRALDRLDLVAYYRAAHIALVTPLKDGMNLVAKEFCACSVDSDGVLILSEFAGAVAQLQHGALLVNPYDLEGTADAIHQACSMAAAERRRRMRLLRRAVSRQDVFRWVNGFLEAAIAGDLDAFPLPDDYRPSAEAEQAYWDTELA, encoded by the coding sequence GTGGCTGAGTCGCGGCCGCGAAGGCTGGTGATCGTCTCGAACCGGCTGCCGTTCGTCATCACGCCGGCGGCGGATGGGAGCCTGATCAGCCGGCCCGGCAGCGGCGGGCTGGTAACGGCGCTGCTGCCGGTGCTGCGCGACCGCGGCGGGGTGTGGATCGGCTGGCCCGGCCTGGTCGATCACGAGGGCGACCTCGAGGCGGCCCTGGCCAGTGCCGCCGGCAAGGCCGGCTACCGCCTGGCGCCGGTGGCACTGAGTGCCGAGGATCAGGCCGGCTTCTATTTCGGCTTCTCGAACCAGGTGCTGTGGCCGTTGTTCCACGACCTGCAGTCGCTGTGCAACTTCGATCCGGCCTACTGGCGCAGCTACTGCGCGGTCAACCACAACTACGCCCAGGCGGTCCTGGCCGAGGCCCGGCCGGACGATTTCGTGTGGGTGCACGACTACCAGCTGCTGCTGCTGGGAGCCGAGCTGCGGCGCGGCGGACTGGCCGCGCCGCTGGGCTTTTTCCTGCACATTCCGTTCCCGCCGCTGGACATCTACCTGAAGCTGCCGTGGCGTTTCACGCTGCTGCGGGCGCTGCTGGAGTACGACCTGATCGGTTTCCAGACCCTGCACGATCAGCGCAACTTCACCCAGTGCGTGCGCGCGCTGCTGCCCGAGCTGCGCCTCACGCACCGTGGCAGTCGGGCACGCCTGCCGGATGGGCGCCAGGTGCGCATCGGGGCCTTTCCGATCGGCATCGATGCGGCCGCCTTCCAGCGCCAGGCGCGCTCGCCGGCGGTGATCGAGGCCGCCGATGCCCTGCGCGCCGAGCTGCCCAACCGCGAGCTGATCCTGGGCGTGGACCGGCTGGACTACACCAAGGGCATCCCGCAGCGCCTGGAGGCCTTTCGCACCGCCCTGCGCCGCCATCCCGAACTGCAGGAACGCGTCACGCTGATCCAGGTGGTGGTGCCCAGCCGGGACGACATCCCGCAGTACCGCGACCTGAAGACGCGCATCGAACAACTGGTCGGCGAGATCAACGGCGAGTTCACCCGCCCCGGCGGCTGGGTGCCGATCCACTACGTCTACCGGGCGCTCGACCGCCTGGATCTGGTGGCCTATTACCGGGCCGCGCACATCGCGCTGGTGACCCCGCTCAAGGACGGCATGAACCTGGTGGCCAAGGAGTTCTGCGCCTGCTCGGTGGACAGCGACGGCGTGCTGATCCTGTCCGAGTTCGCCGGCGCGGTGGCGCAACTGCAGCACGGGGCGCTGCTGGTGAACCCGTACGATCTGGAAGGCACCGCCGACGCCATCCACCAGGCCTGCTCGATGGCCGCGGCCGAACGGCGCCGGCGAATGCGGCTGCTGCGACGCGCGGTGAGCCGACAGGACGTGTTCCGCTGGGTCAACGGTTTTCTGGAAGCCGCCATCGCCGGTGATCTGGACGCCTTTCCCCTGCCCGACGACTACCGGCCCAGCGCCGAGGCCGAGCAGGCCTACTGGGATACCGAGCTGGCCTGA
- a CDS encoding mechanosensitive ion channel family protein: MSFGGIDWAGTGWAQWLQVPVLGNPLGAWLVALGLMLVVAMVLPLLKRQIGRRLQARAGHDGARLSQYAAQIVGGTRRSVMWLVALFVGARAVSLSPKIDAALASITAVALLLQVALWAQCALDVWLQRRLDRARTTDVAAATTVGMLGFVGRIALWSVALLMILDNLGFNVTTLVASLGIGGVAVALAVQNILGDLFASLSIALDKPFVIGDFIVVDDIAGTVEHVGLKTTRVRSLSGEQVVFANADLLKSRIHNYKRLYERRVLFGFGVLYRTPPEQLAAIPQMVREIITGQVGTRFDRAHFKGFGASSLDFEVVYFVLDPDYNRYMDIQQAINLELVNRFAAAGVEFAFPTRTIHVETLPTAAAEPAGG; the protein is encoded by the coding sequence ATGAGTTTCGGCGGAATCGACTGGGCCGGGACCGGTTGGGCGCAATGGCTGCAGGTACCTGTGCTTGGCAACCCGCTGGGCGCCTGGCTGGTGGCGCTCGGCCTGATGCTCGTCGTGGCCATGGTGCTGCCGCTGCTGAAGCGGCAGATCGGACGACGCCTGCAGGCCCGGGCGGGGCACGACGGTGCGCGGCTGAGCCAGTACGCGGCGCAGATCGTCGGCGGCACGCGGCGCAGCGTGATGTGGCTGGTGGCCCTGTTCGTCGGCGCGCGGGCGGTAAGCCTGTCGCCGAAGATCGACGCCGCGCTGGCCAGCATCACGGCTGTGGCCCTGCTGCTGCAGGTTGCCTTGTGGGCACAGTGCGCGCTCGATGTGTGGCTGCAGCGGCGCCTGGACCGGGCGCGCACCACCGATGTCGCCGCTGCCACCACCGTTGGCATGCTCGGCTTCGTGGGCCGCATCGCTTTGTGGTCGGTGGCGCTGTTGATGATCCTGGACAACCTGGGCTTCAACGTCACCACCCTGGTGGCCAGCCTGGGCATCGGCGGCGTGGCGGTGGCCCTGGCGGTGCAGAACATCTTGGGCGACCTGTTCGCGTCACTCTCCATCGCGCTCGACAAGCCGTTCGTGATTGGCGATTTCATCGTCGTGGACGATATCGCCGGCACGGTGGAGCACGTGGGCCTGAAGACCACCCGCGTGCGTAGCCTGTCGGGCGAGCAGGTGGTGTTCGCCAATGCGGACTTGCTCAAAAGCCGCATTCACAACTACAAGCGCCTGTACGAGCGGCGCGTGCTGTTCGGCTTCGGCGTGCTGTACCGGACGCCGCCCGAGCAACTGGCCGCCATACCGCAGATGGTGCGCGAGATCATCACCGGGCAAGTCGGCACGCGCTTCGATCGGGCCCATTTCAAGGGTTTTGGTGCCTCGTCGCTGGATTTCGAGGTCGTTTACTTCGTGCTGGACCCTGACTACAACCGCTATATGGACATCCAGCAGGCCATCAACCTGGAGCTGGTCAATCGGTTCGCGGCGGCGGGCGTCGAGTTCGCTTTCCCGACTCGCACCATACATGTCGAAACCCTGCCCACCGCAGCCGCGGAGCCGGCCGGTGGCTGA
- a CDS encoding ATP-binding protein produces MSLLPRSVFGQLALVIALVLLGAAVLAVALGRELATRPAAEQLLRAMDGFAEVAEELARSQSRAAAAAHLRGAGLQVSDAPPPPRPVRGAPFMRELIAQARQRSDSGRELRLGRIGRANVVWLKLDTQPALWVSFAFDRRGNRALRFSVLMLVAGAALVWVAAGYYARRLVVPLRRLAQSAPALVRGESPALGAFDGPREVRELARALAESSREVREAAQERTLMLAGISHDLRTPLTRLQYAAELLPDADPQLRAGMHRDIAEIDAILSQFIAYARDGRDEASEPLDLVVLCRNAASASQQPWQLDTPRHAPMIGKPMALLRALENLLINAQRHGAPPYSLRLHRQGEEWCIEVADQGPGLPPPLAGRARQPFVHGEHGGTGLGLAIVERVARQHGGELRLLPNAPHGLRAVLRLRRGAD; encoded by the coding sequence ATGAGCCTGCTGCCGCGCAGCGTGTTCGGCCAGCTCGCCCTGGTGATCGCCCTGGTGCTGCTGGGCGCCGCCGTGCTGGCCGTGGCGCTCGGTCGCGAACTGGCCACGCGCCCGGCCGCCGAGCAGCTGTTGCGAGCGATGGACGGCTTCGCCGAGGTCGCCGAGGAACTGGCGCGCAGCCAGTCCCGCGCCGCCGCCGCCGCGCATCTGCGCGGGGCCGGGCTGCAAGTCAGCGACGCGCCACCGCCGCCGCGGCCGGTGCGCGGTGCGCCCTTCATGCGCGAGCTGATCGCGCAGGCGCGGCAGCGCTCCGATTCGGGCCGGGAGCTGCGGCTGGGCCGGATCGGCCGCGCCAACGTGGTCTGGCTGAAGCTGGATACGCAGCCGGCCCTGTGGGTTTCGTTCGCGTTCGATCGTCGCGGCAACCGCGCGCTGCGCTTTTCGGTACTGATGCTGGTGGCCGGCGCGGCGCTGGTCTGGGTCGCGGCCGGGTACTACGCTCGTCGCCTGGTGGTGCCGCTGCGGCGGCTGGCGCAATCGGCGCCGGCACTGGTCCGCGGTGAGTCGCCCGCACTTGGCGCGTTCGACGGACCGCGCGAAGTGCGGGAACTGGCGCGTGCGCTGGCCGAATCCAGCCGTGAGGTGCGCGAGGCGGCGCAGGAGCGCACGTTGATGCTCGCCGGCATTTCCCACGACCTGCGCACGCCGCTGACGCGCCTGCAATACGCCGCGGAACTGCTGCCGGACGCCGATCCGCAATTGCGTGCCGGCATGCATCGCGACATCGCCGAGATCGACGCGATCCTGTCGCAGTTCATCGCCTACGCGCGCGATGGCCGCGACGAGGCCAGCGAACCGCTGGACCTGGTCGTGCTGTGCCGTAACGCGGCCAGCGCCTCGCAACAGCCCTGGCAACTGGACACACCCCGCCATGCGCCGATGATCGGCAAGCCCATGGCCTTGCTGCGCGCGCTGGAGAACCTGCTGATCAACGCCCAGCGCCACGGTGCGCCGCCCTATTCGCTGCGGCTGCATCGCCAGGGCGAGGAATGGTGCATCGAAGTCGCGGACCAGGGACCCGGCCTGCCGCCGCCGCTCGCCGGACGCGCGCGCCAGCCTTTCGTGCATGGCGAGCACGGCGGCACCGGCCTGGGGCTGGCCATCGTCGAACGCGTCGCGCGGCAGCACGGCGGTGAACTGCGGTTGCTGCCGAACGCGCCCCACGGCCTGCGTGCGGTGCTGAGGCTGCGCCGTGGCGCCGACTGA
- a CDS encoding sterol desaturase family protein, producing MQALLAERPWLLALPVLLPLLAAAEGYWRMRSGLGYDWKAWWASLGDVFGRALLNRTIGGGMVGLLLLGVAGLRVADIAMDRWWHWALLLVGQEFCYYWMHRADHRIRWFWLNHAVHHSSEQYALSSAYRLGWSGKITAAAVFLAPLVWLGFPVTAVLGALALNLLYQFWLHTELIGTLPRWVEYLFNTPAHHRVHHASNPEYLDCNYGGVLIVFDRMFGTFREAHSAVRIRYGLVEPVRSYNPVRIALHAWVRLFRDLRGAAGWHERARILYGPPGGSASQPACSRSPPP from the coding sequence ATGCAGGCGCTACTCGCCGAGCGCCCGTGGCTGCTGGCGCTGCCGGTCCTGCTGCCGCTGCTGGCGGCAGCCGAGGGCTATTGGCGCATGCGCAGCGGCCTCGGCTACGACTGGAAGGCGTGGTGGGCCTCGCTTGGCGACGTGTTCGGGCGCGCACTGCTCAACCGCACGATCGGCGGCGGAATGGTCGGTCTGCTGCTGCTGGGCGTGGCTGGGCTGCGCGTCGCCGACATCGCCATGGACCGCTGGTGGCACTGGGCCCTGCTGTTGGTCGGCCAGGAGTTCTGCTACTACTGGATGCATCGCGCCGACCACCGCATCCGCTGGTTCTGGCTGAACCATGCCGTGCATCACTCGTCCGAGCAATACGCGCTGTCCTCGGCCTACCGCTTGGGCTGGAGCGGCAAGATCACCGCCGCCGCGGTGTTCCTCGCGCCGCTGGTGTGGCTGGGATTCCCGGTCACGGCGGTGCTCGGCGCACTCGCGCTGAATCTGCTGTATCAATTCTGGCTGCACACCGAGCTGATCGGGACCTTGCCGCGCTGGGTCGAATACCTGTTCAACACTCCCGCGCACCACCGCGTGCACCATGCCAGCAACCCCGAGTACCTGGACTGCAACTACGGCGGCGTACTGATCGTATTCGACCGCATGTTCGGCACCTTTCGCGAGGCGCACTCCGCGGTCAGGATCCGCTACGGCCTGGTCGAGCCGGTGCGCAGCTACAACCCGGTCAGGATCGCGCTGCACGCGTGGGTGAGACTGTTCCGCGACCTGCGCGGTGCCGCTGGCTGGCACGAGCGCGCCCGGATCCTGTACGGTCCGCCGGGAGGATCGGCCAGCCAGCCGGCCTGCAGCCGATCGCCTCCGCCGTGA